One part of the Vicia villosa cultivar HV-30 ecotype Madison, WI linkage group LG6, Vvil1.0, whole genome shotgun sequence genome encodes these proteins:
- the LOC131612314 gene encoding ALA-interacting subunit 3-like: MAIQPSSSYGQSKNISRKPKYSKFSQQELPAWQPILTPGWVISIFTFIGLVFIPIGVASLFASERVVEVPFRYDDQCLPSLYSHDAMAYIKNDRINKTCTVNFTVKNRMKAPIYVYYQLGNFYQNHRRYVKNRDDKQLRSKAEANELGTCHPEDYTPNGQPIVPCGLIAWSLFNDTYRISNNNKHLVINKKNIAWKSDKMAKFGSNVYPKNFQSSGLIGGARLNKSIPLSEQEDLIVWMRTAALPTFRKLYGKIEVDLEVNDKITIVIKNNYNTYEFGGRKSVVLSTTTWIGGKNDFLGIAYILIGGLSWLYSLVFLIMYMMNPRPLGDPTYLSWNRNHESLRR; the protein is encoded by the exons ATGGCTATACAACCTTCATCCAGTTATGGACaatccaagaatatttccaggaAACCCAAAT ATTCTAAATTCTCACAGCAAGAACTTCCTGCATGGCAACCAATTCTAACACCTGGATGG GTCATTTCAATATTTACATTTATAGGACTTGTTTTCATTCCTATTGGGGTTGCTTCATTGTTTGCATCAGAACGT GTAGTTGAAGTTCCGTTCCGATATGACGATCAATGCCTTCCGTCTTTATATAGTCACGACGCAATGGCGTATATAAAAAATGATAGGATTAACAAAACTTGCACCGTGAACTTCACT GTTAAGAATAGAATGAAAGCTCCAATCTATGTATATTATCAACTTGGTAACTTTTACCAGAACCATCGCCG ATATGTTAAAAATAGAGATGATAAACAACTGAGGAGTAAGGCAGAAGCAAATGAATTGGGCACATGCCATCCTGAAGACTATACTCCAAATGGTCAACCAATTGTTCCTTGTGGCCTTATTGCGTGGAGTTTGTTTAATGACACATACAGAATTTCAAACAATAATAAGCACTTGGTGATCAACAAAAAGAACATAGCATGGAAAAGTGACAAAATGGCCAAATTCGGGTCTAATGTTTATCCTAAGAATTTTCAGTCTAGTGGTTTGATTGGAGGTGCTAGACTCAATAAGAGCATACCT TTGAGTGAACAAGAGGATTTGATTGTTTGGATGAGAACAGCAGCACTGCCTACTTTCAGAAAGTTATATGGGAAGATTGAAGTTGATCTTGAAGTTAACGATAAAATAACGATCGTAATCAAGAACAACTATAATACATATGAGTTTGGAGGAAGGAAGAGTGTGGTTCTGTCAACCACAACATGGATTGGTGGAAAAAATGACTTCTTGGGGATTGCATATATTCTCATTGGTGGCCTTTCCTGGTTGTACTCTCTAGTCTTCTTAATTATGTATATGATGAATCCAAG ACCCCTTGGAGATCCAACATACCTGTCTTGGAATAGAAATCATGAATCTCTGAGAAGATGA